Proteins co-encoded in one Pseudomonas beijingensis genomic window:
- a CDS encoding ABC transporter substrate-binding protein encodes MGIKGFACSIALTGLISSFPAHAGKANDTLVYASDSEPENISPYHNDLREGVILGRLIWDNLIYRDPNSGEYKPMLATRWTQVDDTTLDFELRKGVKFHNGDAFTADDVVFTLNYVVSPEAKVVTVQNVDWIKSAEKTGDYSVRLHLKKPFPPALEYLSNAVPMYPKQYFEKVGLAEFSRKPIGTGPYKAVSVVAGEGVTMEINKDYFPDSPQGKPHIGHLKFRVIPDAETRLAELMTEGVDWTWRVTSDQAVDLKGMPNLTVTSGETMRIGFLILDARGTSTENSPMKHLKVRQAINHAINRNALATQLVGGEAKPLQVACYPGQFGCDTSAATVYNYDPAKAKALLAEAGYPNGFETEIFAYRDRDYVEAIIGNLRAVGINAKLRYLKYAALRDQQRGGKVPMSFQAWGSFSILDTSASAGTWFKGNPDDNIKDPQVQGWLQTADNALDPQLRKDNYRKALQRISEQAYWAPLFNYSMNYAYTSELAFTPYPDELPRFVQSSWK; translated from the coding sequence ATGGGCATCAAAGGTTTCGCCTGCAGCATTGCGCTGACAGGCCTCATCAGCAGTTTTCCGGCGCATGCCGGTAAAGCCAACGACACCCTGGTTTACGCTTCCGACAGCGAGCCTGAAAACATCAGCCCCTATCACAACGATTTGCGCGAAGGGGTGATTCTCGGCCGGCTGATCTGGGACAACCTGATCTATCGCGATCCCAACAGCGGCGAATACAAACCCATGTTGGCCACCCGCTGGACCCAGGTCGACGACACCACCCTCGACTTTGAGCTGCGCAAAGGCGTCAAATTTCACAACGGCGACGCCTTCACCGCCGACGACGTGGTGTTCACCCTCAACTACGTGGTGTCGCCCGAAGCGAAAGTCGTTACCGTGCAAAACGTAGACTGGATCAAGAGCGCCGAAAAAACCGGTGACTACAGCGTCCGCCTGCATTTGAAAAAACCTTTCCCTCCGGCACTGGAATACCTGTCCAACGCCGTTCCGATGTACCCCAAGCAGTACTTCGAGAAGGTCGGCCTGGCCGAATTCAGCCGCAAGCCAATCGGTACCGGGCCGTATAAAGCCGTGTCGGTGGTGGCTGGCGAAGGCGTGACCATGGAGATCAACAAGGACTATTTTCCAGACAGCCCACAAGGCAAGCCCCATATCGGTCACCTCAAGTTCCGAGTGATTCCGGATGCGGAAACCCGCCTGGCCGAGTTGATGACCGAGGGTGTCGACTGGACCTGGCGAGTGACCTCGGATCAGGCCGTCGACCTTAAAGGTATGCCGAACCTGACCGTGACCAGCGGCGAAACCATGCGCATCGGCTTCCTGATTCTTGATGCTCGAGGCACCTCCACTGAAAACTCGCCGATGAAGCACCTCAAGGTGCGTCAAGCCATCAACCATGCGATCAACCGCAATGCGCTCGCCACGCAATTGGTGGGGGGCGAAGCCAAGCCCTTGCAGGTTGCCTGCTATCCAGGCCAGTTCGGCTGCGATACCTCCGCGGCCACGGTCTACAACTACGACCCGGCCAAGGCCAAGGCGTTGCTCGCCGAAGCCGGTTACCCCAATGGCTTCGAGACAGAAATCTTCGCTTATCGCGACCGTGATTACGTCGAAGCCATCATCGGCAACCTGCGTGCAGTGGGCATCAACGCCAAGCTGCGCTACTTGAAGTACGCCGCCCTGCGCGATCAACAACGTGGCGGCAAGGTGCCCATGTCGTTTCAGGCCTGGGGCTCGTTCTCGATCCTCGACACCTCGGCGTCGGCCGGCACCTGGTTCAAGGGCAACCCGGACGACAACATCAAAGACCCACAAGTCCAGGGCTGGTTGCAGACCGCTGACAACGCCCTCGACCCGCAATTGCGCAAGGACAACTACCGCAAGGCGTTGCAGCGCATCAGCGAACAGGCGTACTGGGCGCCGCTGTTCAACTACTCGATGAACTACGCCTACACCTCCGAATTGGCGTTCACGCCCTATCCGGATGAACTGCCGCGTTTCGTTCAGTCCAGCTGGAAGTAA
- a CDS encoding LysR substrate-binding domain-containing protein, whose protein sequence is MQLYGVQSTALRYFLEVARCGSISEASMRLNVAASAVSRQIAKLELALDASLFERRARGMVLSEAGARLAAYARKSQLEAEQVVLEITELHGLQRGHVHVACSEGFALEYMPRSISAFRREYQGIHFTLEVCAPAEATEKVRSGEADLAMTFSLTPQSEIKVEHVMSGAIFAVVANSHPLAGREAVSLAELQPWPIALPKADTTIRQLFDICCGVQGLLFDPVLTTNYVAALYSFVREEGVISLASEMTLQKQVADKVLQCVPILDEGMQARRIELQSMAGRNLPAAVCAFRDFLIADLAKAKR, encoded by the coding sequence ATGCAGCTGTATGGTGTGCAGTCCACGGCACTGCGTTATTTTCTGGAAGTCGCGCGATGCGGATCGATCAGCGAAGCCTCGATGCGCCTGAATGTCGCAGCCTCAGCGGTGAGCCGACAAATTGCCAAGCTCGAGTTGGCTCTGGACGCCAGCCTGTTCGAGCGTCGTGCCCGAGGCATGGTGCTCAGCGAGGCGGGGGCGCGACTGGCGGCCTATGCGCGCAAGTCGCAGCTTGAGGCCGAGCAGGTGGTGCTGGAGATTACCGAGCTGCATGGTTTGCAGCGGGGCCATGTGCACGTTGCCTGCTCGGAAGGGTTTGCACTGGAATACATGCCCAGGAGCATCAGCGCGTTCAGGCGTGAGTATCAGGGCATTCATTTCACGTTGGAGGTCTGCGCGCCGGCCGAAGCGACCGAGAAGGTGCGTTCCGGCGAAGCCGATCTGGCGATGACCTTCAGCCTGACGCCGCAAAGTGAAATCAAGGTCGAACACGTCATGAGCGGGGCGATTTTTGCCGTGGTCGCCAATTCCCATCCCTTGGCCGGGCGTGAAGCGGTCAGCCTCGCTGAGCTGCAGCCCTGGCCCATTGCGTTACCCAAGGCCGACACCACGATACGGCAGCTGTTCGACATCTGTTGCGGTGTCCAGGGGTTGTTGTTCGACCCGGTGTTGACCACCAATTACGTTGCGGCGCTCTATAGCTTCGTCCGCGAAGAAGGCGTTATCAGCCTGGCCAGCGAAATGACCTTGCAAAAGCAGGTGGCGGACAAGGTCCTGCAATGCGTACCGATCCTTGACGAAGGCATGCAGGCACGCCGCATCGAACTGCAAAGCATGGCCGGCCGCAATTTACCGGCAGCGGTGTGTGCCTTCAGGGATTTTCTGATTGCGGATCTGGCGAAAGCGAAGCGCTGA
- a CDS encoding DUF4132 domain-containing protein, whose product MQSRRPVPEQATRLAALRAFCDRALDDYPELSHYDEFEPDFWDGIDVLRIADDWVRQHPEDGPKALADGFVFPTVWDDLEDRRDQQRYGLQYRLCDAWITAHPDAYALEQIGARLQHMLQFAFEDSDYPLPTDEDGPAYYRRSPDQAWAFPDVQACISRLSDYPPTPPWQTFAEWLLDGSWNRVQPPSPADEEQRKIADAYIYVHKEIERIALGLLEAGRLDYPRFVRAANTWGRAMMFYSDDAGLDSDDVDLTRYADEDFDEDDSNNEAPKDIDDEPSQSDDIPTEEPAAVPPELANFTVRYVEDALAGLPDNAERLADTFRSVEVYQTRWLLQALSVIERLGMTPDDLDSFGYTAAVLQPFLSLQQLPKHQSAELLAALSGFSRNTLLTALPYAGQASRVVLDALGWSDLQAFQREYLNIALAPRSGWGTDLPNTLDETVGVVDRYLLDKALAEADPGHLREYLAALEPSHWAFPETRVLLDAYQGIGRAALEKKLTRHAQPAMRIYGLLPVTGPDDVRQRYLTLKKLHKEVRKYGAQRQANSHAAVQAGLENLARVAGYPSAIRLEWAMESEIAESAVTAASIDGYDVTLIIDGLSPTLHICKAGKTLKTAPPAIRKHADFVALKTQQTQLKEQIARFCRTLEAMMSSGETLALDDLKPLLKMPAVRLLLEQLIMQADDAALGWLDAATLTVTDLEGRQHVVEKNLRIAHPFHLFTAGQLSAWQKSVVTHRRVQPFKQAFRELYLLTPAERDTGLWSNRFAGHRLKGKVAARLLQVRNWSTSSVEDIYYESKEHGIYALFNFLDTGHYLSETEHFTFDTIAFHRDQKALPLEQVPPLLFSEVMRDADLLVSVAHAADDYSTSHETVQRRAELVGELIQGLGLQNVRCEGHFLHISGQRANYRIHLGSAAIHIEPGNYLCIVPAGSNVTAFYLPFADTDRKMAEVLSKMFLLLDDMNITDSLILEQIQRSG is encoded by the coding sequence ATGCAATCACGCCGTCCTGTGCCCGAACAAGCCACACGCCTCGCTGCGCTGCGCGCATTCTGTGACAGAGCGTTGGATGACTACCCCGAGCTCAGCCACTATGACGAATTCGAGCCCGATTTTTGGGACGGCATCGACGTCCTGCGCATCGCCGATGATTGGGTCAGGCAGCATCCAGAGGATGGGCCCAAGGCACTGGCTGATGGTTTTGTGTTCCCGACCGTTTGGGACGATCTGGAGGACCGCCGCGATCAACAGCGTTATGGCCTGCAATATCGACTCTGCGACGCGTGGATCACGGCGCACCCGGATGCCTACGCGCTGGAGCAGATCGGGGCGCGGCTGCAGCACATGCTGCAATTTGCCTTCGAAGACAGTGACTATCCATTGCCCACTGATGAAGATGGCCCTGCCTATTACCGAAGAAGTCCGGACCAGGCCTGGGCCTTCCCCGACGTTCAGGCCTGCATCAGTCGCCTGAGCGATTATCCGCCCACCCCGCCCTGGCAGACTTTCGCCGAATGGTTGCTGGACGGCAGCTGGAACCGCGTGCAGCCCCCTTCCCCGGCTGATGAAGAACAAAGGAAAATCGCCGACGCGTACATCTACGTGCACAAGGAAATCGAGCGCATCGCTCTGGGCCTGCTGGAAGCGGGCCGCCTCGATTACCCGCGCTTCGTCCGGGCGGCCAATACCTGGGGCCGCGCCATGATGTTCTATTCGGACGACGCCGGGCTGGACAGCGATGATGTGGACCTGACTCGGTACGCCGATGAAGATTTCGACGAGGACGATTCAAACAACGAGGCCCCGAAAGACATCGATGATGAGCCGTCCCAGAGTGATGACATCCCCACTGAAGAACCCGCTGCAGTGCCCCCTGAACTGGCGAACTTCACCGTTCGTTACGTCGAGGATGCCCTGGCTGGATTGCCCGATAACGCCGAGAGGCTGGCTGACACCTTCCGCTCGGTCGAGGTGTATCAGACCCGTTGGTTGTTGCAGGCCTTGTCGGTCATCGAACGACTGGGCATGACACCGGATGACCTCGACAGCTTCGGCTACACGGCTGCGGTGCTCCAACCCTTCCTATCGCTTCAGCAATTGCCCAAGCACCAATCGGCAGAGCTGCTCGCGGCGTTGTCCGGCTTTTCAAGAAATACCCTGCTCACCGCCCTGCCCTACGCCGGACAAGCCAGCCGAGTGGTGCTCGACGCGCTCGGTTGGAGTGATCTGCAAGCCTTCCAGCGTGAATACCTGAACATTGCCCTGGCACCTCGGTCCGGCTGGGGCACCGACCTGCCCAATACATTGGATGAAACCGTGGGCGTGGTGGACCGCTACCTGCTGGACAAGGCGCTGGCCGAGGCCGACCCAGGCCACCTGCGCGAGTACCTCGCGGCGCTCGAACCCTCGCACTGGGCGTTTCCCGAGACGCGTGTACTGCTCGACGCCTACCAGGGCATCGGTCGAGCGGCGCTGGAAAAGAAGTTGACCCGCCATGCACAGCCGGCCATGCGCATCTATGGCTTGCTGCCCGTCACGGGGCCGGACGACGTACGCCAGCGCTACCTGACGCTCAAGAAACTGCACAAAGAGGTGCGTAAATACGGCGCTCAGCGACAGGCCAACTCCCACGCAGCGGTGCAGGCAGGCCTGGAAAACCTCGCGCGTGTCGCCGGCTACCCCTCGGCGATTCGCCTGGAATGGGCCATGGAATCGGAGATCGCCGAATCCGCCGTGACGGCCGCTTCCATCGATGGCTATGACGTCACGCTCATCATCGACGGTTTGTCGCCCACATTACACATCTGCAAAGCCGGCAAGACGCTCAAAACCGCACCGCCTGCAATTCGCAAGCACGCAGACTTCGTCGCCCTCAAGACGCAGCAGACCCAGCTCAAAGAGCAAATCGCCCGCTTCTGCCGCACCCTGGAAGCGATGATGAGCAGCGGCGAAACCCTGGCGCTGGACGACCTGAAGCCGCTGTTGAAAATGCCCGCGGTTCGTCTGCTGCTCGAACAACTGATCATGCAGGCCGACGACGCTGCGCTGGGCTGGCTCGATGCCGCAACGCTGACGGTGACTGACCTTGAAGGCCGCCAACACGTCGTTGAAAAGAACCTGCGTATCGCTCACCCTTTTCATCTGTTCACGGCAGGACAACTGTCGGCCTGGCAAAAAAGCGTGGTGACCCATCGCCGGGTGCAGCCGTTCAAACAAGCCTTTCGCGAGTTGTACCTGCTCACCCCTGCCGAGCGAGACACCGGCCTGTGGTCCAACCGATTTGCCGGCCACCGCCTGAAAGGCAAAGTCGCCGCCCGGTTGCTGCAGGTCCGCAACTGGTCGACTTCAAGCGTCGAGGACATCTATTACGAGAGCAAAGAGCACGGCATTTACGCCCTGTTCAACTTTCTGGATACCGGTCACTACCTCTCGGAAACGGAACACTTTACCTTCGACACGATTGCGTTCCACCGCGACCAGAAAGCCCTCCCCCTTGAACAAGTACCGCCGCTGCTGTTCTCGGAAGTCATGCGCGACGCCGACCTGCTGGTCTCCGTGGCCCACGCCGCAGACGACTACAGCACCAGCCACGAAACCGTGCAACGCCGCGCCGAACTGGTCGGCGAGTTGATTCAAGGGCTAGGGTTGCAAAACGTCAGATGCGAAGGGCATTTCCTGCACATTAGCGGCCAGCGTGCGAACTACCGCATTCACCTGGGCAGCGCCGCCATCCATATCGAACCCGGCAACTACCTGTGCATCGTGCCCGCAGGCAGCAACGTCACGGCGTTCTACCTGCCGTTCGCCGACACCGACAGGAAAATGGCCGAGGTGCTGAGCAAGATGTTTCTGTTGCTGGACGACATGAACATCACTGACAGCCTGATACTGGAGCAGATACAGCGCAGCGGCTGA